The Vicinamibacteria bacterium DNA segment GCACTTCCCTTCTCGACCGGGGAGTTCGACGTCGTCCTTTGCCTCGACGTTCTGGAGCATGTCGCGCTTCTCGACCAACCGAAAGCGCTCTCCGAGATCGCCCGGATAACGAAGGCCGGGGGGCAACTGTTCGTGACCGTCCCGAACCTCGCCCATCTACACAGCCGGTTGCGATTTCTGCTCCGGGGAAAGCTCACCCGCACCTCGGCCGTCGAGCGCCATCCCGGCGACCGGCCGCTCGCCGAATACCTGTCGCTCCTCGGCGAGGCGGGCTTTCGCGTCGAGCGCCGGGGCGGAATCTTTCCCACGATTCCTCTTCTGTTCCGTGCGGTCAACCGCCACCCGCGGAAACTCGGCTGGCTCGTCGCCTGTCTCGATGCCGTCGTTCCCTTTCCCGGCCTTCGCTTCCTGGCCACCATCCAGACGAGACGAGTGGGGTAACTCGAATGACGAG contains these protein-coding regions:
- a CDS encoding methyltransferase domain-containing protein; the protein is ALPFSTGEFDVVLCLDVLEHVALLDQPKALSEIARITKAGGQLFVTVPNLAHLHSRLRFLLRGKLTRTSAVERHPGDRPLAEYLSLLGEAGFRVERRGGIFPTIPLLFRAVNRHPRKLGWLVACLDAVVPFPGLRFLATIQTRRVG